In a genomic window of Phragmites australis chromosome 14, lpPhrAust1.1, whole genome shotgun sequence:
- the LOC133890047 gene encoding uncharacterized protein LOC133890047: protein MLLHLRSLSLSLSLSLSLSLSLPLWLLLTDTNSLTGGDPPPSPAAGNGNLPSLPFRRQRSSGMDGANPKLRAAAATCPCVPDDAIVEMFHLLPVKSLHRFKCVSKSWCGLVTDPLHRERFAQTLAGFLYADVDDAVAAESQSCSNSGVCESCREGDAGAGRAESSLRMCQHVMLSKREITRRFINVSGMAEPLIDAAFSFLPQAPEPPGDEEFRDVILDSRDGLILLGRFLMHESLGLHPPACYLVCNPATAQFAAVPDSGWAPNSSDQMVRTYLLFDDDATRHQFHLLQFWVDYMDTVGAVHTYSSQTGAWTNRVIEWLDGGWRDWGRGMALIQPGTGSAVVNGMLHLIVDTDGTSGPNNLVVVDEAGSTRRTITLPRDGEEKDWYSVFVARSQGRLHYITCVRPRHGRLSKDDPLKLLVWVLEDYDAGEWVLKHTVSFPELFGRIACQFRVEYTAVAVHPDGNWVFFARHWDRKLVSYDMDRREVHVVCDLGPGGDQCGDELPTPYVPLYSDSSALANKQ from the coding sequence ATGCTCCTCcatctccgctctctctctctctctctctctctctctctctctctctctctctcacttcccCTCTGGTTGCTTCTCACTGACACCAACTCACTCACCGGCGGCGATCCTCCACCCTCTCCGGCGGCCGGTAACGGTAACCTCCCCTCCCTTCCGTTTCGCAGGCAGCGCAGCAGCGGCATGGACGGCGCCAACCCCAAGCTGCGCGCTGCCGCGGCAACCTGCCCCTGCGTCCCCGACGACGCCATCGTGGAGATGTTCCATCTCCTCCCCGTGAAGTCCCTCCACCGTTTCAAGTGCGTCTCCAAATCGTGGTGCGGCCTGGTCACGGACCCCCTCCACCGCGAGCGGTTCGCGCAAACCCTGGCGGGGTTCCTGTACGCCGACGTCGACGACGCCGTCGCTGCCGAGAGCCAGAGCTGCAGCAACAGCGGCGTCTGCGAGAGCTGCCGCGAGGgcgacgccggcgccggcagGGCCGAGAGCTCTCTCCGTATGTGCCAGCACGTCATGCTCTCCAAGCGGGAAATCACCCGGCGCTTCATCAACGTCTCGGGGATGGCCGAGCCGCTCATCGACGCTGCCTTCTCTTTCCTTCCGCAGGCGCCGGAGCCCCCCGGCGACGAGGAATTCCGCGACGTGATCCTGGACTCCCGCGACGGCCTCATCCTCCTGGGCCGCTTCCTGATGCACGAGAGCCTGGGCCTCCACCCGCCGGCGTGCTACCTTGTCTGCAACCCCGCCACCGCGCAATTCGCGGCCGTGCCGGACTCCGGCTGGGCCCCCAACAGCTCCGACCAGATGGTGCGCACCTACCTGCTCTTCGACGACGACGCCACCCGCCACCAATTCCACCTGCTCCAGTTCTGGGTGGATTACATGGACACCGTGGGAGCGGTGCACACCTACTCGTCCCAAACAGGGGCGTGGACGAACAGGGTGATCGAATGGCTCGACGGCGGGTGGAGAGACTGGGGCCGCGGCATGGCGCTGATCCAACCGGGCACCGGCAGCGCCGTCGTCAACGGCATGCTGCACCTCATCGTCGACACCGACGGCACGTCCGGCCCGAACAATCTGGTCGTGGTGGATGAGGCCGGGAGCACTCGCCGGACCATCACTCTGCCCCGGGATGGCGAGGAGAAAGATTGGTACTCCGTGTTCGTCGCTCGATCACAGGGGCGCCTGCACTACATCACGTGTGTGCGGCCGCGGCACGGCCGCCTATCGAAAGACGATCCATTGAAGCTGCTGGTCTGGGTTCTCGAGGACTACGATGCCGGGGAATGGGTCCTGAAGCACACCGTGAGCTTCCCGGAGCTGTTTGGGAGGATCGCGTGCCAGTTCCGCGTCGAGTacaccgccgtcgccgtccaTCCGGACGGCAACTGGGTTTTCTTTGCCCGCCATTGGGACCGGAAGCTGGTGTCGTACGACATGGATCGTAGGGAGGTGCATGTCGTCTGCGATCTTGGTCCCGGAGGTGATCAATGTGGCGATGAGCTTCCTACTCCGTACGTTCCCCTTTACTCGGACTCATCGGCCCTCGCAAATAAGCAATAA